The Lytechinus variegatus isolate NC3 chromosome 7, Lvar_3.0, whole genome shotgun sequence genome includes the window gcgcattttattctttccaggtcattttatatattttttttctccttttatacacattgaatccagtttgcttgagtccacgatggcatgtgttctacctacgtttagcagcacccatccatcttctcagggcattctcccctttctctttttttttttggggggggggtgggaagggtggatatatttcctatacaaactatattttttgatatcttcgtattttatattttgtgagtatttctctctcatttattttttttctcatttgattacatatgtctgtatttgtactccgttaatggttttgttatctatttttgaggggcccacattgtacaagcattgctttttagtgggtccctccatttccatcttaatttaatttctattgaaaaatagtatacttatttaaaacctccaatgtgttgcccaaatcatgtaagttttttttcttcacaacatatgtattattatttttgtttctttgcaatggatacaaatgattattttttatatatatggtatacaatttgtttttgtttgatggaagtgaaataaataaaattgaattgaaaaattgaattgaatagtacattttatttttaaacaggCATCAGAAATCACATCAAAAAAGTTTTGttcaacttacatgtatattaacaCGAAGCACATTGCTACTTCAGGCAGAATCATTACTTAGTGCCAAAAATATCTGTTTGTACCCGAATGCCCTCTTTgattttttgctttgcccctgcccccccccagcGAAAAATATGTTGGCCGCCCTTTTTTAAGCGTTCATCTAAGTTTAAGGCAAACTGCATGTAATTACCCAAAAGATTCTTTATGTTATTGATCTAGCaataaattatataaataaCCAAAAATTTATTCGATAAACAATAAAAAGTTTTTATCGTTTTGTAAAATTGCGAATCGTAGAAATGCCGGCCGGAGTCCAACATTTCGTGAGGTGTCGCGGCCGTCAACTACGAATCCGTATGTATCCGAATTAACTTTGAGTTCTTGCATTGAACCCGACGCATCCGTGGCCGTGCATTGTCGTCGGATTGAGCAAAAGTGTCTAACTCGAATTTGTAAGTAAATTCATGTATAGTAATCACTTGATTTTTTGGAAGATTCCCTGGCATTAAGAGATATTGTGAAATAAAAGCTTAATTTATGGCTTTCTCTTTGGAAGTTTTTAAGCACCCACGCTCACTCGGCCTGTCTCAGTGTGATCACTTCAGTCCCTCGCACGTAATTTTGTGTTAGTGATTAGGATCTAAAACTTGTAAGTGTAACGTCTTGAAGTAAACGCTAACAGTTATTCCTAGACCGTACTAGTTAGTTAGTAGGTCACGAGTCCGACTTACTTGTAATTTTACTTACATTAATACTCAATCTGTTATTGAGGTAGGAGGAGCAATAAATATAGGATTTTTTAaggaagaaacaaaacaaaacttagACTAAGTAAGACAGAGTTAGACTAGAGGACAGACTACTCTCTATCTCCCGCTTTTGTaactttcttttaatttgatCATTTGAAACTGTTGAACATACTATAACTCAAAATAGAAAGCATGTTGGCAAGTGGGTTATCATTTTGAATACCAtaataaagaggaaaaaaaagcagAAGGCTGTTtcgttatgtttttttttgtaggccAAGCGCCTGATCATTTTGTGTTTTGTTGTAAGCAAATAGATGTTGTTACTGTTAGACATGTCATTTTATATGCCAACATCATTTTAATCTTATAATGTGGTCTGTTATATCATCAATGTTTTGTTATGCTTACTATGAATGAAAAGGATCACtaaaacatgaattacaaaaaaaagaagaaaaataattaaaggaaGATTGGCAGAGCACAGTTTAGCACAGTATCGGTTTTTCAAATTTATCCAACTAAGGAAGACAACAAAATAGACTTGGAAATTTTTCCAGTAGATGCGGTATAAAGGTATTATAATATGTAACAAAATTTGTGTAACTTGgtgagtagaaaaaaaaaatgaattaagaatggtgaaaagtttgaaagaaatgggACAAGTCTTGGCCAttataagaatgaaaaaattgtcaaagtgcataaaaaattgtaatcactatacctatgTGTTTTCCCTGCTATCCAATACAGTCTACAGATTCTGAATGCAGCTCGCCCAGATCATCAGGTGACTACATCGATTCCCATGCATAAGACTGAATGAGAGTCCGAGACAATGTTTTCTGCAGCTCTTTTAACAAGACAACTTAACAACACACCAGCAGCAAAGACCTGGACCTGTCATATATGGAAGCACGGTTTAACATGGTCGCCCCAGAATTTCTTCCACACCAAAACCATCAAAGTGCCCGTTGAGAGTATCCCAAACATCTGGTGTGGCAGGCTAGCTGTGAGGAGTCACAGATGTCAAGGAATTCAAGATGGTGTCCATAGGAATATAAAGTTTCTTCCATGCTTGAGGACATTCAGTCAGTACTCCAAGACGGAGGTTACGAGGGACGTACTGCTCTACAAAAGTGACAAGACCACTTTCTTTAGGATCCTGGGAGTGTTTGCATGTGCACAGGTGTTCTTCTGGGGTTACCTGACTCACACAGCCTTCCTGACCATGAAGGACACTGATACATACATGAAGGTCAAGTATGGAGAGGAAGGTCCACCAACTGAAGTGAAGAACTGGAAGTCATGGTCAGGGATAAGGGTGCAACTAAGCTCAGGATTATGGCGGTATACTATCACAGCACTCAGCATCTGTGCAGGTAACTATGACTGCATGTAATTGAAacttacattcaataaagtgcCATTTAGCTATTATTATTTGTGACACACCAATACAGAATGGACAATGATTCACAAATCaaacttttcttgtttttaaccAGTTGAAAATAGTAATTGTTTCTTTTGATGATCTTGTCCATCTCTTGATTTAAAGAAACAAAGATTGATATTTAGATGTCAGAAAATGAAAAGgcaatatattttgaatgtatatatacatatatatcattGAATGATCATTAAAAgttttaattttctcatttgGTCATAGGGGATTGCTAAGATCATAGAACATAAAAGTTATGTGGTGAGACAAAATCATAATGGTCATCTTTCGTAAATAgtgaatttttctttctttctgcagCTCCTCTTTTTGCCTTGTCTCTCTCTTCTTCATTTTCCCTCTACCTTCTTTGCTGAACACCTCTGCTATCTTCATAACCCTCTCTCTTTGTTTTCTTCCCACAGGATCTATTATTTTCATAGCATCCTTTGTGTACTCTCGGAGATCGATATACCGCATTGTCCTCAGGAAGGGTGGTGAGAGTGCCACGATCCAGACCTACGGTCTCTTTGGCTTACCCTGGAGATTCACTACATCAATCAACAACATCTCCTGTGAACATTCTAGAGATGGGATCCGTACCCAACTGCccatcaaggtcaaaggtcacaggcTATTCTACATCCTGGACAAGGAAGGAAAGTTTTACAATGCAAGGTTGTTTGATTACAGTGTAGGTATGCACAGGATGTTTTGAAGCGATGACCAAGGTTCGGATGAACTGAATAGACTTGATTTTATCTATCAGAGTCAAAGGTCACCAGTTATTCAACATCCTAGACAAGTAAGGAAAGTTTTACAATGCAAGGTTGTTTCATTATAGTGTAGGTACTACTTCTATGCACAGAATGTTCTGAAGTGATGACCAAGGTTTTGATGAGCTGATCAGCCTTACGGTTGTCcatcaaggtcaaagatcaatgGCTATTCTACATCCTTGACAAGAAATGAAAGTTTTATAATGTAAGGTTGTTTGATTACAGTTTAGGTATACATGGGATGTTCTGAAGCGATGACCAAGGTTTAGTAGAACTGACCAACCTCGGGATGTCCATCAGGTTCAAGGGTCACCAGCTATTCTACATCATGGACAAAGAAGGAAGGTTTTACAATGAATTAATCACAAGGGATGGCACTGGAGATTCCTAGATCTTGAATGGACAGTATTCACTATCCAAGATGTCCATAGGCTTTTTAATCCATACTGGTCACATTGTTTTTCGGACTAGAATGTCATAAGCTTAGTGAATTTTGAAGACAGTATAGGAAGGTGCAGAAGGTTCTGAATTGTCAGCTGTAACTAGACACAATTCTGTGTTAAATGACATGAGAGAAATGTTATGAAATTGATCATTTTTGTCCTGGGGTGACAAAACATTGGGCTCTTTATTTCAATAAACCAGTGGCATGTATCATGAGGACTTGTATATTTCATCCATTGAATCGACCTGATGTAAAGTGATAcctattaaaagaaattatcacATTTTGAAAAGTTCTTCATAATACACTTCTTTGTTTTGCAATTAACCTTTGATGTATTTTGGACAGTTTCACAAAGTAAGTAGTgattttgacagatttgcaaAATTGTAGATCTTATGgatcaaatttcatgattttcatacatATCATGGTCATGACTGTGTCcaatttaataaaaatcaatcaagaaaaattaaattgattgCCACCATTGAAACTATCAAAATTTAATCATACGCTACCTTGTGGGCCAGATAATGTAGGTAATTTCCTTGTGCATCTTTCGGTACCAGAATCATGAACATTGACAATGAATAATGACTGCATGGACCATTTTGAACTTGCACTTTGTctggaaaaagaaatatataatattttcataAGTTGGTCCACACCAATATCCAATACaaagttttcatgaaattatatgAAGTCCTGCTTATTTCATCTCCTAAGCAATTtgagtttcatttttcttaaatgaaTCATGTAGTAGAATACATTCATAGAAcactgaaggaaaaaaaactaacaaagtaaatcaaaaacaaaaagtacctTGTACCTTGTTTGTTTGGCGTCGCCTGTGTTGGGAGGTGAAGAGCGAACTGAATAACCGACCTGCAGGTCTCTTctgatataactgattgggggagtgcgggtggaccactacaccaggaTTTCTGCCTACTCTTACACaaaatagtgcagtgggttcttaaagTGCAATGGTGTGACTATCCTCTACACAGGGCCTCCATTaacatcctatccgagggacaggCTTTGCACCCACGACCTTTGGTTTCAACAGGCAGATactttaccgactgagccaacttgGCCTTGTTTGGGGAAATTtaacaaaatggaaaaatatacatCTTGTTTGTATACTCtatgataatgaattaaaattttcagaTCTATACATTTCTGTGGATAATCGATTACTGTGTAGCAACATTCTttacactcattttttttattgtttgaaaaaaaatggggaaaaaatttCTTGTATAAACTGATACTGTCCCTGCTGTGTAATATGAATGCTGCCATCTGTGTTCAAATTCAGCCAATGTGAAATAGCCATCATGTCTGGATCATGCACATTCTAAGTATGCAAGAACAAATCATACGATTGATGATTGTTATGGATTAATATTATAAAAATGCCTGAAATGAAAGTCAATGTGTGCTGATTTCCTTCATTATTGACCTCTTAAGTTAAAGATCGAACCAGCAGAATGAGAGATTGGCAAAGATTTAAGGTTTTTTGTTACAGATCTGGGAGTTATGGAGTGTGATATTAGCGAGAGGTGCAATAGAAGAGAGGGTAGATAGAAAAGGGGTAGAAAATTATATACACTTTTAGaaagggaaggagagagaggtggtgggggagagagaaagaaaagaattgacAGAGGGgaacaagagagagagaaaagaaaagaggagaaTAAGAAAGAGAGGACAAGAGGAAGAGataagaaaggggaaaaagaaataaaagatggAAATAAGAGGGGAGGGCAAATAACCACAATATTATAAATGTAAGAAACATTGCAATAAAAGAGttcaggggcccattgcagtaCGAATTTCATATAAAACGCAACTTGATCtacaaccaatcagaagtggCATTTGTGCTTGATTTCATGAGTTGTGATTGAACCAGggacctatccacggaggattagtctattgttactgggggtgctgagtATTGTCACAGCACAGTCatagataatcctccgtggCCAGGTCCATGGATTGAACACAActcggacagtcaacctgtccgataCGTCCAGTCTCTCTAccactcatcatctctactcgccgactcaagccagcatctcctcatcagctccactactcaagctgttctcactcaacattccttctggtttacagtccttttcaggactattttcaaaaaagaatactctactctcaaatctccactttctcgcctatccatttcttctcttcttctatccactgtttctataacactccacatggtgtaccgtaaaccgcATCAGCAAGATCCTGAGTAATGTAATAgacatatatttcaaaattaaatggTAAAATATTGACAGGGAAGGTATGAAATAGCTGCACCTACTCTAAAATGGTAGTAAAAGAATGAATGACATGTTGAATTGTCATTTACCCATTTGTATTGGAACCCCTTGTTCCCTTCAACAATGGAATGAATGCAGCATgtatggatgaatgaatgaatggttttgtaatgattaaatgaatggatggatttTGAATgattcaatgaatgaatgaatgaatgaatgaatgaatgaatgaatgaaagaatgaatgaatgaatgaatgaaagaaagaaagaaagaatgaaagaataaatgaatgaagttGGGATGATTCAAAAGTGaatggataaatgaatgaatggctttgtaatgattaaatgaatagatgaatgaatgactGACTGACTATGACTAAATGAATTGACAGATGAATGAATGCACCCATGCATTTTAATGATTAAACAAACACAAATGAATGTATAAATGTAAATACATAACTAAACCATTAATTGTActtaaagaataaacaaatttgaatcaaaataaaaagcaaGAGTATATCGCAGTACAATTCTAAATACGAAGAAAAAGACTCCTACATTTCAACCTATCTCAAGACtctatataattatgttaaatACTTTTGATGAAGATTGCATTCGGTGGTTTTTCATTTTAGCATGCTGTTAGGTTTCACTTTATATCACCATGTTGGGGGCACTTTCATAGTTCATGTAGCTGAAATCTGATCAGTAGTACAACTAGCCTCTAAATTTAGAAAGCAAATATACATGGAGAGGAGGGGCGGTTAGAAGCAATCTAAAACCATAAAGGATCAAGTTCCCTAGATACAAGATGGAGGCTTTACATGATGCACAATGCACACTAAAGATATTTATAAGGCAGGAAGAGACACAAACACATCTCACATGGCACTGATGCTTGCAGTTTCCATGACAACCAAATTAGTCTCAAATTTGGATTAATCTCGTCAGTGAAGAGCAAAGGAGAGTAAAAGTTCCTGTTGGCTAtgtggttaccatggcaactgtCTCTTCACCAGAAGCCTTTCTTGTTTGTCATGCTTACAGCTGGTATCAAATTACGccataacaattttttttttaccagagaGAGGGAAAGATATATACAAAGTCGGCATGGCAACAAGAAATACAATGTATGTTTGCTCAAAGGCTTGGACCACTTCATATCAAAAGTATTCATACACTGCCACTTCAAGAAAGAGGCAATTTGAAaccattttcaatacatttatgaGCTTGATCACTCTGTAAACATGGTTTGATCATTTCATTAGAATAAAGGAGTGGATTGGACAAAAGGAAAGCAAGTTGGATATGAGTGTACCTACATAAAACCATATTTGAAATGCAGATTGATTGGAGCCTGAATGACCCTTTTTCCCCATCCACCACTCAATGTAATTTTTAATACTCTATGACATGAATCAATCTCATATTTTGGTCAATCACTTTTTTCGTTTAAATCTCTGTAacattttgtaatatattcaaaagaaatatatcagTAACAAAGGGACTTACAGTACTGcagctattcaaatttgttgcTTTTTTCCTGAGGCAAAGTCAtgaaaattaggggggggggggggttcactcATCTGTTACAACTTTCTTGCATGAAATACGTGGAATAAACTTGTTGATCACTTATTGCTATTTTGGGCAATCCTCTGGCAAGctgtaagatttttttaagaACATACGTTTAAAAAGTATTCCATTCACCTGGCATTTCTGAATTGCCTCAAACACTGGAAATCAAGACGTAAATCACTAACTTagagggatgctccgggctgaatatatttacatttcaataataatagtgagtaaaattcacagatcaaaatgctgaaaatttgatcaaaatcggataacaaatcacaaagttattgaatttcaaagatttgcattattctggtgaaaaatttctaagaatgtcttcatgaatattcattaagcaggctgatgatgtcacttgttcttttgtaattaggttcattcaatattttcttaccaagaactaaaacaattggattgacaactgattaaagtgcattagttattttttgctgcaacttatttcatatataataacacataataataacacatttatgaaaaaatgaaacaattatgatttcatgtaatgacataagaaaaagggaagtggggatgtgacatcatcagcccacataatgaatattcGTGAAGACATGCcccgggggccgtttcataaagctgttcgtaagataagagcgactttaagaacgactggtgaacctttcttacgcgctaaaccatcgccattGAATATACcattaccacaagaaaggttcaccagtcgttcttaaagtcgctcttaacttacgaacagctttatgaaacacccaccagaactgtttcactggaatattGCAAGGAACTTGGTCGCACATCTTTCCGCCACATCAATGCCAGGCTGGTACAAAGCATTACCGAGGAGAAGTTGTATGTCAGTCATATTGGCAGACCTCAAAAGAGACGGAAATTACTCTTGGGTCTTTTCTATGAAAATGGAGATAATGGCTTGAGCAGGGTTTTGAACTCAAAATCAGGAGTCCAATGCTCTGACCACTAGACCATATGACCcttatgtgtttttttatagACAGGTGCTCTGGCTATAAAAGTCCATGCTATATAGCATGTATGATAGCATCATTCTAATTGCTAACCATCATTTAGTTTTGGAAAGCGAAAACTTAGTCCCTTGGGTGCTTTTTGATAACTGATCAGTAcaccaaaattaaaagaaaacactTATAAGTCTAGCTTCAGTAAAACATCAAGTTTATTATAGGCAAAACTGTGATAACGATGCATTTGCTGTTACGTATTCACATGAGCTCTCAGACCAACTTTCATGTGCAAAACATTTTAACAAAGCAAATTTCAATACATGTCCTCATCTAAACATAGATCTCTAAAAAGAAGACATTAATTCAAAGTTTAATTTTGTAGTTTTGCAGTAAAATTTTGTAGTAAAATTGCATATGCACTGAAATCGCATGGAATTATGTCAGCTACCTCTGTTGAA containing:
- the LOC121418466 gene encoding transmembrane protein 223-like yields the protein MFSAALLTRQLNNTPAAKTWTCHIWKHGLTWSPQNFFHTKTIKVPVESIPNIWCGRLAVRSHRCQGIQDGVHRNIKFLPCLRTFSQYSKTEVTRDVLLYKSDKTTFFRILGVFACAQVFFWGYLTHTAFLTMKDTDTYMKVKYGEEGPPTEVKNWKSWSGIRVQLSSGLWRYTITALSICAGSIIFIASFVYSRRSIYRIVLRKGGESATIQTYGLFGLPWRFTTSINNISCEHSRDGIRTQLPIKVKGHRLFYILDKEGKFYNARLFDYSVGMHRMF